One Gammaproteobacteria bacterium genomic window, CCCATAACCGTGCAGAGGTTGTTGTACACGGGTGAGAAACTCTTGATGTTGCCGTGTACGACGCTCCAGGTGTCGATAGACTTGAACCTTGATGGCATCAGTCAATAGCGCTGAACCAATAGAGTACCCCCAAATGAGAGCAATTTCAGGCCAGGTGATGGGAACCATAAGACCAAAGCCATAGGCGGCTAAAAGAGTGGCGGCCAGTTTGGTGATCAAAGCCGACCAGATCATGATAGGCGCGGGCCACGGCTGTTTCCAGAAATAGTCTTTACTGCGAGCAACGAACAGTACAAGATGACCTGCTACAGCCATTTTCAAAAAGACATACGTCTGAATCTGTGCCACATCAAGTTTCAGCCAATCCATCGCAATCAGCAACATGCCAAAACTACCGATCACACCAACAACTCCCATCACGGTTGCCACCGTGATGACCTGCTTCATATTCCAGCGGACTGGTTTTTTCTCCAGCCGAGTACGGTCATAGGCGATTGACATAATGGGAACATCATTGAGAAATGCGAGCAGAATGATCATGATCGCAGTGATGGGGTAGAAATTGAAAAATATCATCGTTAGCACGACAAAAAGCATGATGCGAATTGTTTCGCAGATGCGGTAAATGGCGTAAGCATTCATGCGCTCAAAAATACGCCGCGCCTCTTCAATGGCATTAATAATCACCGATAATCCAGGGGCGGTGAGCACCAGATCCGCCGCCGCCCGCGCGGCATCTGTCGCGCCACTGACAGCAATACCCACATCAGCCTGTTTTAAAGCAGGCGCATCGTTGACACCATCACCGGTCATTCCAATGATGTGATTACGCGCCTGAAGTAGTTTGACAATACCGAATTTATGCTCTGGAAAAACTTCAGAAAAACCGTCAGTGCTCTCTATACGCTCACCATCGCTGACATCTCGACGGCCATCTTTATCCAGAGCAAGTGCGCTGGCTGGCAGAATGTTCGTACCCAGGCCGAGCTTACCGGAAATCTGTTTGGCGATGGCTTGATTATCACCTGTCAGCATTTTCATACTCACACCATAGGCTTGGGCGCTGGCAATTGTCTCCGCTGAATCCTCTCGAGGCGGATCAAACAGCGAGATAATACCTTGAAATTGCCACTGCTCTGCATCTTGTTCCTTACGTGCTACTCCCAGAGCACGATAGCCCTGCTCGGCAAAAGTATTCACAACCTGTTGTGCCCGCTGGGTTTCTTCATCCGTTAGGCCAGATATTTGCCTAATCACCTGGGGTGCGCCCTTGGTCACTTGAAAGGTTTCTCCCTGGCTATCCACTACGGTAGCTTCAGTGCGCTTATGCACCGGGTCGAAAGGCACATAGCGGCTCTGACGATAAGATTTGAAGAGCTCTTGGTTCTTCAGCCCTTCCAGCACCGCCTGGTCGATGGCATCTTGATTCTCTGCTCTGGAAGCCAGTGATGCCATCAATAGCACCGCCTGTTCATCCTCGGAGTGAAACACCTCGACTTTACCCAGCGTCAGGCGATTCTGAGTCAGTGTGCCGGTTTTGTCTGAGCAGAGCAGATCCATGCTAGCCATCTCTTCGATGGATTCCAGCCGAGTCACAATAGCCTTGAGTTTAGAGAGTGCCACAGCACCCACCGCCATCGTCATAGAGAGCACTGCTGGCATGGCCACAGGAATGGATGCGACAGTCAAAATCAGAGCAAACTGCACCAGTTCCAGCCATGGGGCATTACGATGCAACTGCACCAGCACAAGAATGACCACCAGCACCAAACTGACATAAATCAGATAGTTGCCGATGGTCAGCACGGCTTTTTGAAAGTGGGAGACCGTGGTGGCCTGTTCGACCAAACTGGCGGTTTTACCAAATTTAGTCTGCCCGCCAGTCGCACTCACTTCAGCAACAACTTCCCCCTGTTTCACAACAGTACCTGAATATGCCTCATCCCCGGCCTGCTTGGTCACGGGCAGAGATTCCCCCGTAAGGGCTGACTGATCTACATTCAAATAACCCTCTTCAATCAATGTCACATCAGCCGGAACCACATCCCCCAAGCGGATACGGATAACATCGCCTGGCACCAATCGTTTAGCATCAACCTCTTGCCACGCACCATCACGCAGTACTCGCGCTCTGAGCGCAAGCTGTTTTTTTAACGCTTCCACGGCATTGCCTGCGGTGTACTCTTGCCAGAAGCCAATGCCAGCATTAAAGACCAATAACCCCATGATGATCCAGAAATCAGGCCAGTGTTGAACCAGCGCGGAGAGAATGGCCGCGACCTCAATCATCCATGGAATGGGTCCCCAAAAATAACCCAGCAAGCGCAGCAGTGGTGAGCGCTTTTTCTCCTGCAACGCATTGGGGCCGTACTGTTGCAGCCGCTCTTCTGCCTGAGCGGAACTGAGACCCTGCACTGAATTTTTGGTATCTGTCTCTGGTTTAACCATTATGAGTGCCTTGTACTGAGCTATTTCTCCCTGATGTCCTTGTCAGGGCACGCCCGCAGACGCTGCTCAACCTCCAATATAAGCTGCGTGGTCGTCAGCACCGTATCGGGGTTTAGACTGATTGAATCAATACCGAGCTCTACCAAATACTCAGCCATCTCGGGATAGTCCGAGGGTGCCTGGCCACAAATACCAGAGTGGCGACCGTTACGTTTTGCACCTGTCACTGCGAGGCGAATCATCTCTTTTACGCCGGAATCACGTTCGTCAAAGTCAAAGGCAACGATCTCTGAATCACGATCTACACCCAAAGTAAGCTGAGTAAGATCATTGGAACCGATGGAAAAACCATCGAATAGTTTGGCAAATTCATCAATGAGAATAACGTTATTGGGGATCTCACACATGACGTAAACCTCCAGCCCGTTTTTGCCCCGTTCAAGGCCATTAACAGCCATCGCTGCCAGCACTTGTTCGCCCTCCTGCACACGACGACAAAAAGGGATCATCAACTTGACATTAGTTAAGCCCATCTCGTCACGCACTCGTTTCATTGCCGCGCACTCCAGTGCAAAGCCTGCGGCATAAGCAGGATGAGTGTAACGGGAAGCCCCCCGAAAACCGATCATCGGATTCTCTTCTTCCGGTTCAAAAAAATGCCCTCCCAAGAGGGTCGCATATTCATTACTTTTGAAATCACTCATGCGCACCACGCAGGGCTTTGGATAAACCGCTGCGGCAATTGTGGCGACACCTTCGGCAAGCGTTTTGATGAAAAAATCAGTCGGATCATCGTAAGCGACACTCATGGCGGCGATTTTATTGCGTGTTACATCATCCACTTTTTCTGGGTGTATCAACGCCATAGGATGCGCTTTGATATATTCGTTAATAATGAATTCCATACGCGCCAGACCGATGCCATCCACCGGCAGTGAAGCGAAACTGAACGCCTGGTCTGGATTGCCCAGGTTCATCATGATCGCAGTTTCAGGATGCGCTAACTGGCTAAGATCCGTTTGCTGAATCTCGAAATCAAGAATCCCATCATAGATTTTTCCAGTCTCGCCTTCGGCGCAGCAGACCGTCACTTCCTGAGAACTTTTGAGCACTTCCATTGCATTACCCGCCCCCACAATGGCAGGAACACCGAGTTCACGAGAAACGATGGCCGCATGGCAGGTGCGGCCGCCACGATGAGTCACAATCGCAGCTGCGGTTTTCATTATGGGTTCCCAATCCGGTGTGGTGGTATCGGCAACCAGCACCTCTCCGGGCTGAAAATCACTCAATGATTCAACACTATTAATGACACGTACTTTTCCCGCACCAATCCGAGTGCCGATCGCCTGACCCCGTGCAAGAATTTCAGCTGTTTCTTTGAGATGATAAATTTCAAGCACATTGCCTTTTTTTTGTGACTCTACGGTCTCTGGCCGTGCCTGCACCATATAAAAATGGCCATCCAGCCCATCTTTTGCCCACTCCATATCCATCGGCTTGTAATGGTTTGCTTTTTTGGAGTAGTGATTTTCAACTTTGATGGCATAATCGGCCAGCACCATGACATCTTCATCAGAGATAGAGTAGTGACTTCTCTCTTCCGTACTGGTATCAATATTTTTGATGTAATCGGTGGCGATATTGTCAGTATTGATTTTATCAGTGAACACCATCCTTTTCTCTTTACTGCCTAACTGGCGCTTGAGAACAGCACGAAACCCTTTATTAAATGTTGGCTTGTGGACATAGAAACTATCAGGGTCAATAGTGCCTTGAACGATATTTTCACCCAGACCGAATGCGGCGTTGATGAACACAACATCTTTAAATCCTGTTTCCGTATCAAGTGAGAACATAACACCACTCGTCCCTATATCACTGCGTACCATTTTCATCACCACGACGGAGAGATGGACTTTATAGAGATCGAAATTGTTATCGTATTTATAGTGAATAGAGCGGTCGGTAAAGTTGGAAGCCAGACAACGTTTATAGGCATCAAGCAGAGCATCTTCACTACTGATGTTGAGATAACTCTCATTTTGACCGGCAAAAGAGGCCTCTGGGGAATCCTCAGCGGTCGCCGACGAACGCACCGCTAACGAAATATCTTCGCCATACTCCTGTTTGAGTTGTACATACCCCTTCAAAATCTCTGCCTTCAGATCTTCTGGAAGTTTACAGTTATATACAATCGAACGCGCCTTTTCTCCCCGTGCCTGTAAATCCTTTACATCGTCGGGATCAAGCCCGTCCAGTGCCGTATGCAACGCTTGCCAGGCATTATTATCATCCAGCACATCACGGTATGCCGTGGCGGTCACGGCAAAGCCATTAGGTACTCGCACACCTAATGCCGTTAGGTTTTGGTACATTTCACCCAGTGAGGCGTTTTTACCACCGACTAAATCTACGTCATCAATACAGAGCTCTTTGAACCAGCGAATATAAATCGGTGAATCTGTCATGATTGTCCCTTTTTTCTGATGCGCTTAAAACTGCCCCAAGTATTGCAAGGTATCAACTTCCTTTTCCGCTTGAAGCCAATCCTCTATTTCATTACCTTCTGTAAAACCTCGATGTTCAGCAATAAAATAAGCGGCTTCAGCAATCATGGTATATCGTTCGGTAACAACAATAGTTCGCTGCCTGCTCTTAGTGGGCTCAGACTTTTTACGCCTCTTTTTTTGGAGCTTTTTTTCTTTTATCTTAGACATGACCCTCTCCTGATTTTTTGTTAAGAGTGTATGAACTTAAATAAAAAACACCCATACCCAACCCTATTTAATAACAATGGAATCCACACCGCTGTAACCTAGGTTACACTTTTTATTACAACTGAAATAAGCCTTCACTGAGAGGGCGCAGCCCGAGGTGTTACAGATCAAACTCTTCATTATTTAGTTCGGGCATAATAACCTCGGTATTGCTCAGGTTTTGTGCAAAAGATTACAGCGCATTAATTATCGATACCAAAGAATCATGCTGGCTTCCTGGGGAACACGAGCCAACGGATGAGCCGCTATGATACGGGGAGTGTAATCAGATTCGGGTCGGCCGAGCGGAACCGATCCTGTATAAACATAAGCATTCGCTGTACCGGCCAGCGCTGCACCACGAATCAGTGGTTGGCGCACTGAGTCATGACCCGTCACCGGGTCGGCATACAACTCGACACTTACGGCTTCCGCTGATATGTCATCAAGATAGACCTGCACCTCGAAGTGGAGGCCATTATCATCATCTCTTGTGCTTACATTGCCAAAGTGAACCCATTGCCAGTGCTGTTTGAGCTGCGTATGCCAAGCCTCCAGTTCAACGGCAATATTAAAATCGGTGCTGCGTTGCTGATAGGCTTCGGCCAGTGGTAGATAATAGTCTTCTGTATATTCCCGCAACATACGATTTGATGAGT contains:
- a CDS encoding plasma-membrane proton-efflux P-type ATPase produces the protein MVKPETDTKNSVQGLSSAQAEERLQQYGPNALQEKKRSPLLRLLGYFWGPIPWMIEVAAILSALVQHWPDFWIIMGLLVFNAGIGFWQEYTAGNAVEALKKQLALRARVLRDGAWQEVDAKRLVPGDVIRIRLGDVVPADVTLIEEGYLNVDQSALTGESLPVTKQAGDEAYSGTVVKQGEVVAEVSATGGQTKFGKTASLVEQATTVSHFQKAVLTIGNYLIYVSLVLVVILVLVQLHRNAPWLELVQFALILTVASIPVAMPAVLSMTMAVGAVALSKLKAIVTRLESIEEMASMDLLCSDKTGTLTQNRLTLGKVEVFHSEDEQAVLLMASLASRAENQDAIDQAVLEGLKNQELFKSYRQSRYVPFDPVHKRTEATVVDSQGETFQVTKGAPQVIRQISGLTDEETQRAQQVVNTFAEQGYRALGVARKEQDAEQWQFQGIISLFDPPREDSAETIASAQAYGVSMKMLTGDNQAIAKQISGKLGLGTNILPASALALDKDGRRDVSDGERIESTDGFSEVFPEHKFGIVKLLQARNHIIGMTGDGVNDAPALKQADVGIAVSGATDAARAAADLVLTAPGLSVIINAIEEARRIFERMNAYAIYRICETIRIMLFVVLTMIFFNFYPITAIMIILLAFLNDVPIMSIAYDRTRLEKKPVRWNMKQVITVATVMGVVGVIGSFGMLLIAMDWLKLDVAQIQTYVFLKMAVAGHLVLFVARSKDYFWKQPWPAPIMIWSALITKLAATLLAAYGFGLMVPITWPEIALIWGYSIGSALLTDAIKVQVYRHLERRTRQHQEFLTRVQQPLHGYGKKE
- the ppsA gene encoding phosphoenolpyruvate synthase, with amino-acid sequence MTDSPIYIRWFKELCIDDVDLVGGKNASLGEMYQNLTALGVRVPNGFAVTATAYRDVLDDNNAWQALHTALDGLDPDDVKDLQARGEKARSIVYNCKLPEDLKAEILKGYVQLKQEYGEDISLAVRSSATAEDSPEASFAGQNESYLNISSEDALLDAYKRCLASNFTDRSIHYKYDNNFDLYKVHLSVVVMKMVRSDIGTSGVMFSLDTETGFKDVVFINAAFGLGENIVQGTIDPDSFYVHKPTFNKGFRAVLKRQLGSKEKRMVFTDKINTDNIATDYIKNIDTSTEERSHYSISDEDVMVLADYAIKVENHYSKKANHYKPMDMEWAKDGLDGHFYMVQARPETVESQKKGNVLEIYHLKETAEILARGQAIGTRIGAGKVRVINSVESLSDFQPGEVLVADTTTPDWEPIMKTAAAIVTHRGGRTCHAAIVSRELGVPAIVGAGNAMEVLKSSQEVTVCCAEGETGKIYDGILDFEIQQTDLSQLAHPETAIMMNLGNPDQAFSFASLPVDGIGLARMEFIINEYIKAHPMALIHPEKVDDVTRNKIAAMSVAYDDPTDFFIKTLAEGVATIAAAVYPKPCVVRMSDFKSNEYATLLGGHFFEPEEENPMIGFRGASRYTHPAYAAGFALECAAMKRVRDEMGLTNVKLMIPFCRRVQEGEQVLAAMAVNGLERGKNGLEVYVMCEIPNNVILIDEFAKLFDGFSIGSNDLTQLTLGVDRDSEIVAFDFDERDSGVKEMIRLAVTGAKRNGRHSGICGQAPSDYPEMAEYLVELGIDSISLNPDTVLTTTQLILEVEQRLRACPDKDIREK
- a CDS encoding DUF2934 domain-containing protein; translated protein: MSKIKEKKLQKKRRKKSEPTKSRQRTIVVTERYTMIAEAAYFIAEHRGFTEGNEIEDWLQAEKEVDTLQYLGQF